The Cylindrospermopsis curvispora GIHE-G1 genome contains a region encoding:
- a CDS encoding glycine betaine ABC transporter substrate-binding protein gives MFLLQHSKEILIGSLEHLVLVSIAMMIAITIGIPLGIYITHRPKFAPAILGLANAIQTVPSLAIFGFLISVPFLGGIGRNPAIVALTLYALLPIIRNTYIGINGISPAIREAGIGMGMTERELLLKVEIPLALPVILAGVRVATVISVGIATIAAAIGGGGLGTFIFRGISTVNNELILAGAIPSAVIALGADFCLGMLENYLTQQIVGKGNKEPVSGIFSKSLGIISVIGLILCGLVIFNVFNNVLNLQSKTPKLATITIGSKNFTEQVILGEILAQQIENHTQLRVERKFNLGGTFVCHEAVKAGKIAGYIEYTGTAFTAILKEKPITDPQTVYEKTKQAYREKYNLTVMPSLGFENNYALIIRSEDAKKWQVKNLSQIASYSNQLKAGFGYEFLERADGYPGLSKTYQLQFADIKQMELGLMYEGLKQKQVDLIAANSTDGLIPVLDLVILADDKKYFPPYQAVPVFNQQILGKYPELEPAINQLVGRISTAQMQKMNYQVDNQSLPVEDVVREWLKSEKL, from the coding sequence ATGTTTTTATTACAACACAGTAAAGAAATTCTGATTGGTAGTCTGGAGCATTTAGTATTAGTGAGTATTGCTATGATGATAGCAATTACTATTGGCATTCCTTTGGGAATTTATATTACTCATAGACCCAAATTTGCACCAGCGATTTTAGGTTTAGCTAATGCTATTCAGACCGTTCCCAGTTTGGCTATATTTGGTTTTTTAATTTCTGTGCCTTTTTTGGGTGGGATTGGTAGAAATCCTGCTATTGTTGCTTTAACGCTTTATGCTTTACTACCTATTATTCGTAATACTTATATTGGTATTAATGGCATTAGTCCTGCGATTAGAGAAGCAGGAATTGGCATGGGAATGACAGAAAGGGAGTTGCTATTAAAGGTGGAAATTCCTTTGGCTTTACCGGTGATTTTAGCTGGTGTAAGGGTAGCAACTGTCATATCTGTAGGAATTGCCACTATTGCTGCTGCTATTGGTGGTGGTGGTTTAGGAACATTTATTTTCCGGGGAATTTCTACAGTTAATAATGAACTGATTTTGGCGGGTGCAATTCCTTCTGCTGTGATTGCTCTAGGTGCGGATTTTTGCCTGGGTATGTTGGAAAATTATCTGACTCAACAAATAGTTGGTAAGGGTAATAAAGAACCAGTTTCTGGGATCTTTAGTAAAAGTTTGGGGATAATTTCAGTGATAGGTTTGATATTATGTGGATTAGTGATTTTTAATGTATTTAATAATGTACTTAATTTACAGTCTAAAACACCAAAATTGGCAACCATTACTATTGGGTCGAAAAACTTTACCGAGCAGGTGATATTGGGAGAAATTTTAGCACAACAAATAGAAAATCATACCCAGTTACGGGTGGAACGTAAGTTTAATTTGGGGGGTACTTTTGTTTGTCACGAAGCAGTAAAAGCTGGTAAGATCGCAGGTTATATAGAGTATACTGGCACTGCATTTACAGCAATTTTAAAGGAGAAGCCAATTACAGATCCTCAAACTGTTTATGAGAAAACTAAACAAGCATATCGGGAAAAATATAACTTAACTGTGATGCCATCTTTAGGATTTGAAAACAACTATGCCCTAATTATTCGCAGTGAAGATGCTAAAAAATGGCAGGTTAAAAATCTTTCACAAATAGCTAGTTATAGTAACCAATTAAAAGCTGGTTTCGGCTATGAATTTTTGGAACGAGCAGATGGTTATCCAGGTTTATCTAAAACATATCAATTACAATTTGCTGATATTAAACAAATGGAATTGGGTTTAATGTATGAGGGTTTGAAGCAAAAACAGGTAGACTTAATAGCTGCAAATTCTACAGATGGATTAATTCCGGTTTTAGATTTGGTAATTCTAGCAGATGATAAGAAATACTTTCCACCCTATCAAGCTGTCCCTGTGTTTAACCAACAAATTCTGGGAAAATACCCAGAATTGGAACCTGCGATTAATCAGTTGGTCGGGAGAATTTCTACCGCTCAAATGCAAAAGATGAATTATCAAGTAGACAATCAATCTCTTCCTGTAGAAGATGTGGTGAGGGAATGGTTAAAATCGGAAAAGTTATAA
- a CDS encoding DUF427 domain-containing protein, producing MKPQPIPPQPGQESVWDYPRPAILQDTNKHIKIVFNGIILAETTKAKRVLETSHPPGYYIPAEDIRMEYLIATSRKTMCEWKGMSEYYDVAVGSKYVSNAAWRYIHPTPNFKSIQQHYSFYPNLMDACYVNDELVKPQAGSFYGGWITSDVVGPFKGEPGTNWW from the coding sequence ATGAAACCACAACCCATTCCCCCACAACCAGGACAGGAATCAGTTTGGGACTATCCCCGTCCTGCTATTCTACAGGATACTAACAAGCACATTAAAATCGTATTCAATGGTATTATTTTAGCTGAGACGACTAAAGCAAAAAGGGTTTTAGAAACCAGTCATCCTCCTGGTTATTACATTCCTGCTGAAGACATCAGAATGGAGTATTTAATAGCAACATCCAGAAAGACCATGTGTGAGTGGAAAGGTATGTCTGAGTATTATGATGTTGCTGTGGGAAGTAAATATGTAAGTAATGCAGCTTGGCGTTATATTCACCCCACCCCCAACTTTAAATCCATTCAACAACACTATAGTTTTTATCCCAATTTAATGGATGCTTGTTATGTCAATGATGAATTAGTTAAACCTCAAGCTGGTAGTTTTTATGGTGGATGGATCACTTCTGATGTTGTTGGTCCATTTAAAGGTGAACCTGGTACAAACTGGTGGTGA
- a CDS encoding ATP-binding cassette domain-containing protein encodes MSSDGKIAVEFRDVSFEINHRILLSKLNLEINQGEALILLGRSGSGKTTTLKLINHLLVPTQGEVFVQGLSTNKWDVIKLRRSMGYVIQETGLFPHFNVAENIGLIPSLEKWSGKKIKTRVYEMLDLVGLEPTRFVHRYPHQLSGGQRQRIGVARALAADPPILLMDEPFAALDPITRWELQQQFQHLQQQLGKTVVFVTHDIQEAFFLASRIGLMCEGNLVALGTTEQFLQSSHPEAKAFLACLNAGKRR; translated from the coding sequence ATGTCCTCAGATGGGAAGATAGCAGTTGAATTTCGGGATGTGAGTTTTGAAATTAATCACCGTATTCTTTTATCTAAGCTCAATCTAGAAATTAATCAAGGGGAAGCACTGATATTGCTGGGACGCAGTGGTAGCGGTAAAACCACTACCCTGAAATTAATTAATCATTTGCTTGTACCTACCCAAGGGGAAGTTTTTGTGCAAGGTCTCTCCACGAATAAATGGGATGTGATTAAACTGAGGAGAAGCATGGGTTATGTGATTCAAGAAACTGGTTTGTTCCCCCATTTTAATGTGGCTGAAAATATTGGACTTATACCATCCCTAGAAAAATGGTCTGGCAAAAAAATTAAAACTAGGGTCTATGAAATGCTAGACCTGGTTGGTTTGGAACCAACTAGGTTTGTCCATCGTTATCCCCACCAACTATCAGGAGGACAAAGACAAAGAATAGGAGTTGCTAGAGCATTAGCAGCGGATCCACCTATATTATTAATGGATGAACCCTTTGCAGCTCTGGATCCGATTACACGTTGGGAATTACAACAACAATTCCAGCATTTACAACAACAACTAGGTAAAACAGTGGTATTTGTGACTCATGATATTCAAGAAGCATTCTTTTTAGCATCCAGAATTGGATTGATGTGTGAGGGGAACTTAGTTGCTTTGGGTACAACAGAACAATTCCTTCAATCTTCACATCCGGAAGCTAAGGCATTTTTGGCATGTTTAAATGCTGGCAAACGCCGATAA
- the bchM gene encoding magnesium protoporphyrin IX methyltransferase: MNATDDKTIVREYFNSTGFDRWKRIYGDGEVNSVQLDIRTGHQQTVDTVIAWLKDDQNLSQLTICDAGCGVGSLSIPLAVEGAKVYASDISAKMVAEAQDRAVISLKNTANPTFTVQDLESLTGNYHTVICLDVLIHYPQEKADEMISHLCSLARSRIIISFAPKTFWLTILKKIGSFFPGPSKATRAYLHREVDVINILAKNGFTVQRKAMTRTRFYFSQLLEATR; this comes from the coding sequence ATGAACGCAACTGATGATAAAACAATAGTACGTGAATATTTTAATTCTACGGGGTTTGACCGATGGAAACGTATTTATGGTGATGGTGAGGTCAATAGTGTACAATTAGATATTCGTACAGGACATCAACAAACTGTAGATACGGTTATCGCCTGGTTAAAGGATGATCAGAATTTGTCTCAACTCACCATTTGTGATGCTGGATGTGGTGTGGGTAGTTTAAGTATTCCCCTTGCTGTGGAAGGAGCTAAAGTTTACGCCAGCGATATTTCCGCAAAAATGGTTGCAGAAGCTCAGGATAGAGCTGTAATATCCCTGAAAAATACCGCCAACCCTACCTTTACTGTTCAAGACTTGGAATCTTTAACTGGCAACTATCATACGGTAATTTGTTTAGATGTGCTAATTCACTATCCCCAAGAAAAAGCAGATGAGATGATATCCCATTTATGTTCCCTGGCGCGATCGCGGATCATTATTAGTTTTGCTCCCAAAACCTTTTGGCTGACCATTCTCAAGAAAATAGGTAGTTTTTTTCCGGGACCGAGTAAGGCGACTCGTGCCTATTTACACCGAGAAGTTGATGTAATCAACATCTTGGCAAAAAATGGGTTTACAGTTCAACGAAAAGCCATGACCAGAACCCGTTTTTATTTCTCCCAATTGCTGGAAGCAACACGATAA